The following proteins come from a genomic window of Trueperaceae bacterium:
- the rpsG gene encoding 30S ribosomal protein S7, protein MGRRRRADVRELQPDLVYADTTVTAFVNKLMRDGKKNLASRIFYGAARLVQERSGQEPLKVFRSALDNVKPRTEVKSRRVGGATYQVPVEVGPRRAQSLSLRWLVAASDARPERTAVERVAGELLDAAQGRGGAVKKKEDVERMAEANRAYAHYRW, encoded by the coding sequence ATGGGTCGCAGGAGACGCGCCGACGTCCGCGAGTTGCAGCCGGACCTGGTCTACGCCGACACCACGGTGACGGCGTTCGTGAACAAGCTGATGCGCGACGGCAAGAAGAACCTCGCCAGCCGCATCTTCTACGGAGCCGCCCGGCTGGTGCAGGAGCGCAGTGGGCAGGAGCCGTTGAAGGTGTTCCGCTCGGCGCTGGACAACGTCAAGCCGCGTACCGAGGTCAAGTCCCGCCGCGTCGGGGGGGCGACCTACCAGGTGCCGGTCGAGGTCGGTCCGCGCCGCGCGCAGTCGCTCAGCCTCCGGTGGTTGGTGGCGGCCTCCGACGCGCGGCCCGAACGCACCGCGGTCGAGCGGGTCGCCGGGGAACTTCTGGACGCCGCGCAGGGGCGCGGCGGGGCGGTCAAGAAGAAGGAGGACGTCGAGCGCATGGCGGAGGCGAACCGCGCCTACGCCCACTACCGCTGGTAG